In one window of Camelus bactrianus isolate YW-2024 breed Bactrian camel chromosome 13, ASM4877302v1, whole genome shotgun sequence DNA:
- the GUCA2A gene encoding guanylin, with translation MNTFLLSALCLLGAWAALAGGVTVKDGEFAFSLESVKKLKDLQEIQDPRNPRNLGQSTVPIACSSPNFPEELKPVCKEPNAQEILQRLETIAQDPSTCEICAYAACAGC, from the exons atgaacaccttcctgctctctgccctgtgcCTCCTCGGGGCCTGGGCCGCCCTGGCAGGGGGCGTCACCGTAAAG GATGGAGAGTTCGCCTTTTCTCTGGAGTCAGTGAAGAAGCTCAAGGACCTCCAGGAGATCCAGGATCCCAGGAACCCTAGAAATCTGGGTCAATCCACTGTTCCCATCGCCTGTAGCTCCCCAAATTTCCCCGAAGAACTCAAGCCTGTCTGCAAGGAGCCCAACGCCCAGGAGATCCTCCAGAGGCTGG AGACCATCGCCCAGGACCCCAGCACTTGTGAGATCTGTGCCTACGCTGCCTGTGCTGGATGCTAG
- the GUCA2B gene encoding guanylate cyclase activator 2B, which produces MAGRAGAGLLLCGVAVVFLVLLQGTQSVYIQYQGFQVQLKSVKMLSELEGQGMPSPRLQAQSFQPSVCHHPALPLDLQPICASGEAASIFQALRTIAGDDCELCVNVACTGCG; this is translated from the exons ATGGCCGGCAGGGCAGGGGCCGGGCTCCTGCTGTGTGGGGTCGCAGTGGTCTTCCTGGTGTTGCTGCAGGGCACACAGTCAGTCTACATCCAG TACCAAGGCTTCCAGGTCCAGCTGAAATCAGTGAAGATGCTGAGCGAACTGGAGGGGCAGGGGATGCCCAGCCCCCGCCTGCAAGCCCAGAGCTTCCAGCCCTCCGTGTGCCACCACCCGGCCCTGCCACTGGATCTCCAGCCCATCTGCGCCTCGGGGGAAGCAGCCAGCATCTTCCAGGCCTTGA ggACCATCGCTGGCGATGACTGCGAGCTGTGTGTGAATGTCGCCTGTACCGGCTGCGGCTGA